Proteins found in one Lycium ferocissimum isolate CSIRO_LF1 chromosome 6, AGI_CSIRO_Lferr_CH_V1, whole genome shotgun sequence genomic segment:
- the LOC132059380 gene encoding protein S-acyltransferase 8-like isoform X1 — translation MKWDENCEVSGSNLSGDKSTRCILFICLSLGAQSYPVHVLVSGSRYPWLMKFLLGGRLMFGPDAKSLIITFTLILVPVVLFCVFVARNLVHELQTESAGYAILVIAIVFTIYVFTLLASTSAKDPGIVPRNSHPPDEVQGYDSSASVEAGNGPLPQEVLVNGLPVQLKYCKTCMLYRPPRCSHCSVCDNCVERFDHHCPWVGQCIGKRNYRCFFLLVSSTALLCVFVFSISALYLKLLMDDSGTILKAIKESPVSVALMAYCFIALWFVGGLTGFHLYLIGTNQTTYENCRYKEDSRVRVYNRGCITNFLQLFCSSIEPSKINFRGYVQEEASKPPKRSDIQEKDINISDGDTRIKVEDDLDIGDDIIKISQRRNSEEVGDVRGRGSDRSPIGRSEVDFGFGLESQFSSRPSY, via the exons ATGAAGTGGGATGAGAATtgtgaggtctcaggttcaaatctaAGCGGAGACAAAAGCACTAGGTGCATTCTTTTCATCTGTCTAAGCCTTGGTGCACAGAGTTACCCGGTACATGTGCTGGTGAGTGGTAGCAGGTACCCGTGGTTGATG AAATTCTTGCTTGGCGGGAGGCTAATGTTTGGACCAGATGCTAAGTCATTGATTATTACCTTCACGCTCATCCTTGTCCCTGTTGTTCTGTTTTGTGTATTTGTGGCAAGAAATCTTGTGCATGAACTCCAAACAGAAAGTGCAGGATATGCAATTTTGGTGATAGCTATTGTCTTCACAATTTAT GTCTTTACACTTCTGGCCTCAACATCAGCAAAGGATCCTGGCATTGTCCCTCGTAATTCTCATCCTCCAGATGAAGTTCAAGGGTATGATTCTTCAGCTTCCGTTGAAGCTGGCAATGGACCTTTGCCTCAAGAAGTCCTTGTGAATGGTTTGCCTGTACAATTGAAATATTGTAAAACGTGCATGTTGTACCGTCCACCAAGATGCTCTCATTGCTCGGTATGTGATAATTGTGTGGAGCGATTTGATCACCATTGCCCTTGGGTGGGTCAATGCATTGGGAAG CGGAACTATCGTTGCTTCTTTCTCCTTGTTTCTTCAACGGCCCTCCTTTGTGTTTTCGTCTTTTCCATATCAGCTTTGTATCTGAAACTTCTTATGGATGATTCTGGAACTATTTTGAAAGCTATCAAAGAATCACCAGTATCTGTGGCGTTGATGGCCTATTGTTTTATTGCACTGTGGTTTGTTGGAGGTCTAACTGGCTTCCATTTGTATCTCATAGGTACAAATCAG ACCACATATGAGAACTGCCGTTACAAGGAAGACAGCAGGGTCCGTGTATATAATCGGGGATGCATAACAAATTTTCTTCAACTATTCTGCTCAAGCATAGAACCTTCCAAAATCAATTTCCGTGGATATGTACAGGAAGAGGCATCAAAGCCTCCCAAGAGGAGTGacattcaagaaaaagataTAAATATCTCTGATGGGGATACAAGAATTAAGGTGGAAGACGATCTTGATATTGGAGATGATATTATAAAGATATCCCAGCGACGTAACTCTGAGGAAGTTGGAGATGTTAGAGGTAGAGGAAGTGACAGGTCGCCAATTGGTCGTTCAGAGGTTGATTTTGGATTTGGTCTCGAGTCTCAGTTTTCCTCCAGACCCTCATACTAG
- the LOC132059380 gene encoding protein S-acyltransferase 8-like isoform X3 has product MKWDENCEVSGSNLSGDKSTRCILFICLSLGAQSYPVHVLVSGSRYPWLMKFLLGGRLMFGPDAKSLIITFTLILVPVVLFCVFVARNLVHELQTESAGYAILVIAIVFTIYVFTLLASTSAKDPGIVPRNSHPPDEVQGYDSSASVEAGNGPLPQEVLVNGLPVQLKYCKTCMLYRPPRCSHCSVCDNCVERFDHHCPWVGQCIGKTTYENCRYKEDSRVRVYNRGCITNFLQLFCSSIEPSKINFRGYVQEEASKPPKRSDIQEKDINISDGDTRIKVEDDLDIGDDIIKISQRRNSEEVGDVRGRGSDRSPIGRSEVDFGFGLESQFSSRPSY; this is encoded by the exons ATGAAGTGGGATGAGAATtgtgaggtctcaggttcaaatctaAGCGGAGACAAAAGCACTAGGTGCATTCTTTTCATCTGTCTAAGCCTTGGTGCACAGAGTTACCCGGTACATGTGCTGGTGAGTGGTAGCAGGTACCCGTGGTTGATG AAATTCTTGCTTGGCGGGAGGCTAATGTTTGGACCAGATGCTAAGTCATTGATTATTACCTTCACGCTCATCCTTGTCCCTGTTGTTCTGTTTTGTGTATTTGTGGCAAGAAATCTTGTGCATGAACTCCAAACAGAAAGTGCAGGATATGCAATTTTGGTGATAGCTATTGTCTTCACAATTTAT GTCTTTACACTTCTGGCCTCAACATCAGCAAAGGATCCTGGCATTGTCCCTCGTAATTCTCATCCTCCAGATGAAGTTCAAGGGTATGATTCTTCAGCTTCCGTTGAAGCTGGCAATGGACCTTTGCCTCAAGAAGTCCTTGTGAATGGTTTGCCTGTACAATTGAAATATTGTAAAACGTGCATGTTGTACCGTCCACCAAGATGCTCTCATTGCTCGGTATGTGATAATTGTGTGGAGCGATTTGATCACCATTGCCCTTGGGTGGGTCAATGCATTGGGAAG ACCACATATGAGAACTGCCGTTACAAGGAAGACAGCAGGGTCCGTGTATATAATCGGGGATGCATAACAAATTTTCTTCAACTATTCTGCTCAAGCATAGAACCTTCCAAAATCAATTTCCGTGGATATGTACAGGAAGAGGCATCAAAGCCTCCCAAGAGGAGTGacattcaagaaaaagataTAAATATCTCTGATGGGGATACAAGAATTAAGGTGGAAGACGATCTTGATATTGGAGATGATATTATAAAGATATCCCAGCGACGTAACTCTGAGGAAGTTGGAGATGTTAGAGGTAGAGGAAGTGACAGGTCGCCAATTGGTCGTTCAGAGGTTGATTTTGGATTTGGTCTCGAGTCTCAGTTTTCCTCCAGACCCTCATACTAG
- the LOC132059380 gene encoding protein S-acyltransferase 8-like isoform X2, with translation MAKPKRVYQSWKGNNKFLLGGRLMFGPDAKSLIITFTLILVPVVLFCVFVARNLVHELQTESAGYAILVIAIVFTIYVFTLLASTSAKDPGIVPRNSHPPDEVQGYDSSASVEAGNGPLPQEVLVNGLPVQLKYCKTCMLYRPPRCSHCSVCDNCVERFDHHCPWVGQCIGKRNYRCFFLLVSSTALLCVFVFSISALYLKLLMDDSGTILKAIKESPVSVALMAYCFIALWFVGGLTGFHLYLIGTNQTTYENCRYKEDSRVRVYNRGCITNFLQLFCSSIEPSKINFRGYVQEEASKPPKRSDIQEKDINISDGDTRIKVEDDLDIGDDIIKISQRRNSEEVGDVRGRGSDRSPIGRSEVDFGFGLESQFSSRPSY, from the exons ATGGCCAAGCCTAAGCGTGTGTACCAGTCTTGGAAAGGCAACAAT AAATTCTTGCTTGGCGGGAGGCTAATGTTTGGACCAGATGCTAAGTCATTGATTATTACCTTCACGCTCATCCTTGTCCCTGTTGTTCTGTTTTGTGTATTTGTGGCAAGAAATCTTGTGCATGAACTCCAAACAGAAAGTGCAGGATATGCAATTTTGGTGATAGCTATTGTCTTCACAATTTAT GTCTTTACACTTCTGGCCTCAACATCAGCAAAGGATCCTGGCATTGTCCCTCGTAATTCTCATCCTCCAGATGAAGTTCAAGGGTATGATTCTTCAGCTTCCGTTGAAGCTGGCAATGGACCTTTGCCTCAAGAAGTCCTTGTGAATGGTTTGCCTGTACAATTGAAATATTGTAAAACGTGCATGTTGTACCGTCCACCAAGATGCTCTCATTGCTCGGTATGTGATAATTGTGTGGAGCGATTTGATCACCATTGCCCTTGGGTGGGTCAATGCATTGGGAAG CGGAACTATCGTTGCTTCTTTCTCCTTGTTTCTTCAACGGCCCTCCTTTGTGTTTTCGTCTTTTCCATATCAGCTTTGTATCTGAAACTTCTTATGGATGATTCTGGAACTATTTTGAAAGCTATCAAAGAATCACCAGTATCTGTGGCGTTGATGGCCTATTGTTTTATTGCACTGTGGTTTGTTGGAGGTCTAACTGGCTTCCATTTGTATCTCATAGGTACAAATCAG ACCACATATGAGAACTGCCGTTACAAGGAAGACAGCAGGGTCCGTGTATATAATCGGGGATGCATAACAAATTTTCTTCAACTATTCTGCTCAAGCATAGAACCTTCCAAAATCAATTTCCGTGGATATGTACAGGAAGAGGCATCAAAGCCTCCCAAGAGGAGTGacattcaagaaaaagataTAAATATCTCTGATGGGGATACAAGAATTAAGGTGGAAGACGATCTTGATATTGGAGATGATATTATAAAGATATCCCAGCGACGTAACTCTGAGGAAGTTGGAGATGTTAGAGGTAGAGGAAGTGACAGGTCGCCAATTGGTCGTTCAGAGGTTGATTTTGGATTTGGTCTCGAGTCTCAGTTTTCCTCCAGACCCTCATACTAG